From one Pontibacillus sp. HMF3514 genomic stretch:
- a CDS encoding PAS domain-containing protein — translation MGHYSEQVLDQLSFGVMAIDLDYQIIALNNMGAELLKVNKDDVMGGNVYDLFPSAPNEVRHVERTIETHEEYHVDVMPYHWGDYNLYLSIQTRILKENDEVYGAMVEFTDVTALYEKQLKLINRLEDMAVNVIPLNEGIALLPLQPIIDEVDFHYVLDKSIDRVSKMNVNDLLIDFSAISTVNQEFLEKVNKLIKAVSLIGTRVTITGIRPVVAKEWGFSRDQSFPTEIYPNLKIALDRIYEKDRV, via the coding sequence TTGGGTCATTATAGTGAACAAGTGTTAGATCAACTTTCTTTTGGCGTAATGGCGATCGATTTAGACTATCAAATCATCGCATTAAACAATATGGGGGCTGAGTTACTAAAAGTAAATAAAGACGATGTCATGGGAGGAAACGTTTATGATCTGTTTCCTTCAGCACCAAATGAAGTTCGTCATGTGGAGCGAACCATTGAAACACATGAAGAGTATCATGTAGATGTAATGCCTTATCACTGGGGAGATTACAATTTATATCTATCTATTCAAACGAGAATTCTAAAAGAAAATGATGAAGTGTATGGGGCTATGGTGGAGTTCACAGATGTGACAGCCCTATATGAAAAACAATTAAAATTGATAAACAGACTTGAAGATATGGCCGTGAACGTTATTCCATTGAATGAAGGAATTGCTCTTCTTCCGCTTCAACCGATTATAGATGAAGTAGATTTCCACTATGTATTAGATAAGAGTATTGATCGGGTTTCAAAGATGAATGTAAATGATTTGCTTATTGACTTTTCTGCAATCTCAACCGTAAACCAGGAGTTTTTAGAAAAGGTTAATAAATTAATTAAAGCGGTCTCATTAATTGGCACCAGAGTAACCATTACAGGTATCCGACCTGTAGTTGCAAAAGAGTGGGGCTTTTCTCGAGATCAATCTT
- a CDS encoding cold-shock protein yields MLQGTVKWFNAEKGFGFIEVEGQDDVFVHFSAIQDEGFKTLEENQTVSFEIVEGNRGPQAANVQK; encoded by the coding sequence ATGTTACAAGGTACAGTAAAATGGTTTAACGCAGAAAAAGGTTTTGGATTCATCGAAGTAGAAGGTCAAGACGATGTATTCGTTCACTTCTCTGCTATTCAAGACGAAGGCTTCAAAACTTTAGAAGAAAACCAAACAGTTTCTTTTGAAATCGTTGAAGGTAACCGTGGCCCACAGGCTGCTAACGTTCAAAAGTAA